One Sphingobacteriales bacterium DNA segment encodes these proteins:
- a CDS encoding redoxin family protein → MILNGTIKNFDYESALGQKTISIFIDNLLADSEGAYITPNNNGQFAIEVSLPKPGPFILRFANMQFVLLLQPGKNLYLEFDANNPLQSLSFGGELANDHWFLKAYTQTFNKEVLDAQTKALIDEKMSWPVYNSFCERQIFKEYEFVENFKTNNHLSEAMMAYIDYEIKYQWAFRKMQYFFSSANALSDGYIELFSQYQNLNDTEALVSSKYKYFLYQNLYQTLLRTNPDAIERSRNGLTYWQIEGYDLAKKIYKGKCLEYIAARLIIDLLKEGSPEAVSIFDDYKDYATDVLILNLLEDRYKRYAQRECQIPPNTNLNIIAESDNTTFTDILNKYRGKVIYATFWSTWCHVCREHLEYARKLQSRFDSTQVVFVYFSRDNVAANWQKEISCNKIAGEHYLINTQLMNAAYMDWNFVTQPKYLLFDANGQLVSIDAPSPEDAQLEKLIRSFLP, encoded by the coding sequence AAACGGAACGATAAAAAATTTTGACTACGAAAGCGCATTGGGGCAAAAAACAATCAGTATTTTTATTGACAATTTGCTTGCCGATAGCGAAGGGGCCTATATAACCCCCAATAACAACGGGCAATTTGCCATAGAAGTTAGTTTACCCAAACCCGGCCCTTTTATTTTGCGGTTTGCAAATATGCAGTTTGTGCTGCTGCTACAGCCTGGGAAAAATTTATACCTCGAATTTGACGCCAACAACCCACTGCAAAGTTTGAGTTTTGGGGGTGAATTAGCCAACGACCACTGGTTTTTAAAAGCATACACCCAAACGTTTAATAAAGAAGTTTTAGATGCCCAAACCAAAGCATTGATAGACGAAAAAATGAGTTGGCCAGTGTATAACAGTTTTTGCGAACGGCAAATATTTAAAGAATATGAATTTGTAGAAAATTTTAAAACAAATAACCACCTTTCGGAAGCTATGATGGCCTATATTGATTATGAAATTAAATATCAGTGGGCGTTCCGGAAAATGCAATACTTTTTTTCCTCAGCTAACGCCCTAAGCGATGGTTATATCGAATTATTTAGTCAATACCAAAACCTTAACGATACCGAGGCGTTAGTATCAAGTAAGTATAAGTATTTTTTATATCAAAACCTTTATCAAACACTTTTGCGCACCAACCCCGATGCCATTGAAAGAAGCCGCAACGGTTTAACATATTGGCAAATTGAAGGCTATGATTTAGCCAAAAAGATATACAAAGGAAAATGCCTTGAATATATTGCGGCACGGCTAATTATTGATTTATTGAAAGAGGGGTCTCCCGAAGCAGTCAGTATTTTTGACGACTATAAAGATTATGCCACCGATGTGCTTATTTTAAATTTACTTGAAGACCGCTACAAACGTTATGCACAGCGCGAGTGCCAAATTCCACCCAACACCAATTTGAATATAATTGCCGAATCAGACAATACTACATTTACCGACATACTAAACAAATACCGCGGGAAAGTAATATACGCTACTTTTTGGTCAACATGGTGCCATGTTTGCCGCGAACATCTTGAATACGCCCGTAAATTACAGTCGCGTTTTGATTCAACTCAAGTCGTATTTGTTTATTTCTCGCGCGATAACGTAGCTGCCAACTGGCAAAAAGAAATTAGTTGCAACAAAATTGCGGGTGAACACTATCTCATAAACACACAATTAATGAATGCCGCATATATGGATTGGAATTTTGTAACGCAGCCAAAATATTTGTTGTTTGATGCAAATGGCCAATTAGTAAGTATTGACGCACCCAGCCCCGAAGATGCCCAATTAGAAAAATTAATAAGAAGCTTTTTACCTTAG
- a CDS encoding PDZ domain-containing protein — protein MQTRFLILAIFASCLTYEANAQNLPTPPPPPVNVGKGQAKIKIYKNIDGKITEVEETIDLPPNGAIDMDAVMKQYGFDDAEDSPQNGNSVEKRVMIITETPDNALPMPPNFPGHMPNEEIFMFNKPDGQFWKDGGKCAGDFNPGCNHNGNDEAQKEARLGVVLDENTNSDVKGVRISDVRRNTPADAAGLRAGDVLLKIAGDKVRTADEVKTIVKAHKPGDNVKVQFKRDGNKKTVDIVLKASGNEFTSNSCCDKKQTNINSFNAPEPVDPNSARMGISLNTAEAGPQITALNDKGGAKAAGLEVGDIITAIDGKPTKTYNDLLTIIATHKPGDVVKVSFTRNTESKTVDITLVSAAELAPKISIETPAAPENWQFYSPNDMPLNWENNGKKNNNKARLGVYIKNEVNIESDDQNNTKITASPIVVDRLVEEGAAQIAGLQVGDIIKSIDGQTLNNYDDLVANLATHKPGDEITISYQRNGQTLTAKAVLKGEIGWNMPEKFDFNFDNFNNMELDKWAEQWGKNFENMSPELKQEMENLKNELKNLDIDINIDGYDGNNELGNKTKRNTIIILRKDVRVADLTKEDEANMSEKGFTLPKTDLPEITNLLFSPNPSDGKFELSFEASERGKLDVRIYDLAGNTAYNEQINDFSGAYKHLVDVSNQPSGVYVLQVRLNDKCLHKKIVLQ, from the coding sequence GCTCAAAATTTACCAACTCCACCGCCCCCCCCCGTAAATGTAGGGAAGGGGCAGGCAAAAATTAAAATATACAAAAATATTGACGGTAAAATTACCGAAGTTGAAGAAACCATTGACTTGCCTCCAAATGGCGCAATAGATATGGATGCCGTAATGAAACAATATGGTTTTGACGATGCCGAAGACAGCCCCCAAAATGGCAATAGCGTTGAAAAGAGGGTCATGATTATTACCGAAACCCCCGACAATGCACTACCAATGCCACCCAATTTTCCCGGACACATGCCTAACGAAGAAATATTTATGTTTAATAAACCCGATGGCCAATTTTGGAAAGATGGCGGCAAATGCGCGGGCGATTTTAATCCCGGATGCAATCATAACGGCAATGATGAGGCTCAAAAAGAAGCACGCTTGGGAGTGGTACTCGATGAAAACACCAATAGCGACGTAAAAGGTGTACGCATTAGTGATGTACGGCGCAACACACCCGCTGATGCCGCCGGACTACGTGCAGGCGATGTTTTGCTAAAAATTGCAGGCGATAAAGTGCGCACTGCCGATGAGGTAAAAACTATTGTTAAAGCCCATAAACCCGGAGACAATGTTAAGGTGCAATTTAAACGCGACGGCAATAAAAAAACGGTTGATATTGTTTTAAAAGCTTCCGGAAACGAATTTACAAGCAATTCCTGCTGCGATAAAAAACAAACCAATATTAATTCTTTCAATGCGCCCGAGCCTGTTGACCCTAACTCAGCGCGGATGGGCATTAGCCTGAATACTGCCGAAGCCGGCCCACAAATTACCGCCCTAAACGATAAAGGCGGTGCAAAAGCAGCCGGACTTGAAGTGGGCGATATAATTACTGCCATTGATGGCAAACCTACCAAAACCTACAACGACCTATTAACAATTATAGCTACCCATAAACCAGGTGATGTGGTAAAAGTGAGTTTTACACGCAACACCGAGTCAAAAACTGTTGATATTACTTTGGTTAGCGCAGCCGAGTTGGCGCCAAAAATTAGTATTGAAACACCTGCCGCACCTGAAAATTGGCAGTTTTACTCGCCCAACGATATGCCCTTAAATTGGGAGAACAACGGTAAAAAAAATAATAATAAAGCTCGATTAGGGGTGTATATAAAAAATGAGGTAAATATTGAGTCTGATGACCAAAACAACACCAAGATAACGGCTTCACCAATTGTTGTTGACCGTCTTGTTGAGGAGGGGGCAGCACAAATTGCCGGCCTACAGGTTGGCGATATCATCAAATCAATTGACGGCCAAACCCTTAATAATTACGATGATTTAGTAGCAAATTTGGCTACCCATAAACCTGGCGATGAAATTACCATAAGCTACCAACGCAACGGGCAAACCTTAACTGCCAAAGCTGTGCTTAAAGGAGAAATTGGCTGGAATATGCCTGAAAAATTTGACTTCAACTTTGATAATTTTAATAATATGGAATTAGATAAGTGGGCTGAACAGTGGGGTAAAAACTTTGAAAATATGTCGCCCGAGCTAAAACAAGAAATGGAAAACCTAAAAAATGAACTCAAAAACTTAGATATTGATATTAATATTGACGGCTATGATGGTAACAATGAGTTAGGAAACAAAACCAAGCGCAATACTATTATCATCCTCCGGAAAGATGTTAGAGTGGCCGATTTAACAAAAGAAGATGAAGCAAACATGAGTGAAAAAGGTTTTACATTGCCCAAAACGGATCTTCCGGAAATAACAAATCTATTGTTCTCGCCAAACCCCAGCGATGGCAAATTCGAATTGAGCTTTGAGGCTTCGGAACGCGGCAAATTAGATGTTCGTATTTATGATTTAGCCGGAAATACAGCTTACAACGAACAAATTAATGACTTTTCGGGTGCTTACAAGCATTTAGTTGATGTGAGCAATCAACCCTCGGGTGTTTATGTTTTGCAAGTGCGGTTGAACGATAAATGTTTACATAAAAAAATAGTTTTGCAATAA